The stretch of DNA TAATCATACGACAATATCAATACACAACGTATTTAAAAAATACGAATTTATTGATGACTGTGAATATATAGATGGTCATTTCTTAACTCGCATTCGTGCTTTAAGAGATTTTGATGATGTCAAAAAAGGCGATTTAGGGGGGTATATTGAAAATGAAAACAACCTCTCTCATGAGGGTAATTGCTGGGTTTATAATAAAGCGCGGGTCTTTGAAAATGCACGCGTCTTTGGAAATGCTAAAGTAAAAAGCTTTTTTGTCGACGTCTATGGCAATGCTCAAATTTATGGAAATGCTATTTTTGAAGGCATGACATTAAAAGACAATGCGAAGCTGTCGGGCAATGCACATGCTAGCAACGCCGTTGTAATTGAAGGAAATGCACAAATTTATGATAACGCCCGGGTAACTGATCATGCTCATATTTCTGATAATGCTGTCATTTGTGATGATGCCCATGTCGGAGGCAATGCAAAAATAAGTGGCTCTGCTTATATTTGTGATGAATCGCGTGTTTTTGATGATGCCGTTATTTGTGATGCTCTTATCTCTGGCAATTCTTATATTCACAGCAATGTCTCTCTAACCGCTAATGAAGATATCTGTGATGATGCATATCCTGAGTTTGGTAGCGAAGATGATTATTATCGTCATGAATATTATGCTGATTGTGAGGGCTATTATGACGATGATAATGACAGCCAATATGAAAGTGACGCTGCGTAATTGAACGCACGGGTGGTGCGGGGGCGCCCTCCTTTCAAATTCTTTCATGCAAAAATTTAATCTCTTATAAAGGAATTGTGCTATGCAAAAGAAGTTTGCACTCACAAAAGAGACACGTGTATTTGGTGAATATGTTCTTTACCGTATTAAAGCATTAAAAGACTTTGCTGATGTTAAGGCTGGTGACCTTGGTGGCTTTATAGAAAAGGAAGATAACCTCTCTCATGAGGGCAATTGCTGGGTGTATAATGAAGCTCTTGTGTTTAAAAATGGTCGGGTTTATGAAAATGCAAGGGTTTTTGACAATGCTATCACTTGTGGTCATATCTATGGTCATGCGCGGGTTTATGACAATGCTGTTATTTCTGATAATTCCCGTGTCTATGGCAATGCTCATGTTTATGGCAAGGCTATTATTTATGATAATGCCTATGTATATGACAATGCTAGGGTTTATGAAAACGCCCGTATAGCAAATAACGTGCATGTTTGTGAAAATGCTCATATCCATGGCATTGCTGTTATTCGTGAAAATGTTGGTGGGTCTACTGAGATTAAAACCTATATTGAACGGCTCTCCCCTTATGGTGAATTAGAGATTGTCTATGTCTCACCAAAAATAAAGCAGCATAATTGAACGCATGGGTGGTGCGGGGGCGCCCCCTTTTCAACCAAATATTCCCATTCCAAATTTTAGCAAATCTTTATCACATTAGATTGTGAAGGTGTTCTTATGTGCAAAAAATACATTATAACAAATGAAAGCAAACAAATTAAAGATCGGATGACTAAACAGATTACAAACCTTTATCGCATTAAAGCTCTAAAAGATTTTGATGATGTCAAAGCTGGCGATCTAGGCGGCTTTATTGAAAAGGAAGCCAATCTCTCTCATGAGGGCAATTGCTGGGTTTATGATGATGCATGGGTTTATGGGCATGCCCGTATTTGTGACAATGCAAAAATACGTCATAACTCTCAAATCTGTGGTCATGTCTATGGCAATGCTGAGATTTATGGCAAGGCTTTTATCTCTCAATATGCAAAAATTTATGACAATGCTTGTGTCTATGGAATTGCCCATGTGGCTGGTTATGTTTATGGCAATGCCCATGTGGGAGGGAGCGCCCGTATTTATACAGAAGCACATATTTATGACAATGCTCTCCTTTCTCATAATGCGTGGATTTATAATTATGCAAGGGGTTATGGGCATGCTCAGGTTTCGGGCTCTGTCTGTGTTTACAGCCATGCTAAGATTTATAATTATGCTGTTGTTAATAGCCGTGCAAAAATTTATGGCAAGGTTTATGGCAATGCTAGCGTGGGGGGCAATGCTGAGGTTTATGGTTCTGTTTATGGCAATGCAAAGATCTCATATTATGCAAAGGTCTGGGGTAAAGCTTATGGCAAGGCAAAATTAAACAGACAAAGTAAGCTAAGGGTGGTACCCAAAAATTGTGAGGTTTATGAAAGCGATAATGTTGTCAAGATTGTTGATACAGAAGAGTAAAAAAACAAGCGTGGGGGCGCTTTTCTTATGGCTATAAGCGCATCATAAAAGAGAGAAAAAGAAAGCCGTACCATTTACGTGACGCGGCTTATGAATGAAGATATAACGAATGAATCATAAATATGAGTTTACCAATAAATGGTAATGCCTGTATACAAAACATATCATATTGCAAGCGCTCTATGAGAGATATGAAAACTTATCAAAAGGAACGTAAATGATAGGTATGATCTTGATAGCATTCATTTGAATAAGAGAAACTATAAACGCTTTATAGATTTATCAATCCAATCAAAAGAAATATGTATTAAGTGAATAGTTTGTAACAAAATCCGTTTTTACATTTACGAGCGTTGGTTTTTTAAAACAGCTTTTCATAAGATAAATAAACAAACGCTTTTATCAAACGCAAAGCTTTAAAAACTGTTATAAACATCAGTTTCAAACGTTTAAACGTTCATTCAGAAAGGTTCTCATAAATGCCTTTTCTCTTTGCACTCAAACGTAGCTTCTTTATAAATTAGCCGGTCCATTTTTGGGCTCGTTAAAATCAACCACCCCAATTTTGGGGGCGTTATCCTTTAAATAGAGGCATTCATTCTTTAAACAATATCGCTTTTGACTCCAAAATTGAGTAAAATCCCATGCCTTTATGATGTTACAATGATTTTGAACTTTGCTTGCTTATCTTGTCTCAATAGGTGCTTCCAAATTTGGGGTGACTAAAATCTCTCAATCCAAATTTGGATCAACCCTATTTGGCTTCGTATTTTTAAACTATAACTTTTAAAACGTTTTTTTCTTTCTTGCATTATGTCATTAAAAGGCTTTTGATTTCATACCTGCTATTTCGTACCTTGGTAAAAAAATACCGCGGTTATAAAATTGATCTTATCTTTAAATCTTTTTATGCAATCTTTAAAAGGTTCGGTGTTATGATGATGCTGTTATGACAGCTCTCTATTTTGCGCTCGCCAATTTTGGCGAATGTTAATTTGTTCCTTATGCTATTAACAAACCAATCTTTAAAACAAGATGTGATCTTTAAACGTATGTTATTGAAAATTCCAAACAACTAAATTTTAAAACAATGCGATTTTTAAGTGATAAAAACGTATCATAAAATTTATGAACTGTTATGAATGATAGCTGCTTTTCATTTCATTTGAATACACACATGCGTTATAATATTTACATCATGATTAGCTTTTTATGCTCTATTCATACATGGCAATCTTATGTAAAAAATGGTCAAATGAATCATACATAAAAGTATGGATTCTTAAGTGGATTCATATAAAATAATTGCACTCAACATATTGACTTTATTAGTTTTTTATGTATAATATGATGCTGTATCTCAACAAAGGTTCAAAGGTTTATGTAGAGGGCAAATTACAGACACGTAAATGGAAAGATAAAAACGGTGGTGAACATCTTGCAACAGAGATTGTCTTACCACAATTCAAAGGTGAATTGTATTTGCTTGATGCTAAGAAAGAGCAATCTGCACCCCCTACCCCTTCACTCATTACTTCTCAAAGTTATGCTATCGCTTCAGGGGCTGCTGATCATAGCATATCTCTTAATGATCGCATACCATTCTGATTGATAAAATATGACAAAAAGAAAAAAACGTGCAAAACGTGGTCGTCCACGGATTAACGGATGTGTGAGAGAACCAAATGGACGCATCTCACGAGCAAAAACACCGCATGACCCCATGGATAAATTGGCAATTGAAATGCGCGCTAAGCGCTTTGGTCTAACCATAGAAGACGCTAAAAATCCGCTTTCCGGTACCTATATCGGGCGACTTTATTTGCAAGGCGAACTCAATCGAGACCAATATGATGCTGCACAAAAATATCTTGAAGTGAGAAACAATTATCTATGTGCAAAAGCCTTGCCTAGTGCTATTTATGATGAAATGCCTAAAACTTCTGATAACGGAGCAAGAGAGAAATGGGTACAGATAGCAACAGAACATCTTGTAGCTGTAAAAGGTGTTGTTCAAGAAGCGCAGTGTTTACACCGTCAATATAACCTTCATGCCGCATTACAGTATCTTGTTATAGAAGATCAATCACTACCACATCTTGTGCTTTCATTGCGTATTGCTCTTAATGTGCTTTATAAGCATTTTAGCCGTTAAAAAAGAATTGACATCAGATGAAAAATCATTAAAATGTGTATATATTTACACATTATGAGTTTGGGTAATGGAACAAGATAGCCGAAAAATCATTGCAAAATTAAAGCGTGATGGCTTTGAACTTGTCAAAGTAAAAGGTTCTCATCATAAATTAAAAAAAGATGGTAAGGTTGTTATTGTTCCACACCCTAAAAAAAATCTTCCGATTGGGACAGCACGTTCTATCGCACAACAAGCAGGCTGGTTAAAAAAAGGAGAAGAAGAATGAAAAGATTTTTTGCTCTTGTTCATAAAGATGAATATTCTGCTTTTGGTGTTCAGTTTCCTGATTTTGAGGGGCTTTTTTCTGCTGCTGATGAGGAAGAAAATTTAATCGCAAATGCAACAGAAGCACTTCAACTTTATTGTGAAGATATAGATATAGTGCCTATTCCTTCAAAATTTGAAGAAGTCATACAACGGGAATCTGTCAAAACAGCTTTGTCAGAAGGAGCTTTTTTAATACAAGTCCCCTTTATTGAAAATGATGCAGAAGTGGTACGTACGAATATATCCATTGAAAGAGGGCTCTTACGTGCAATTGATGATTGTGCACAAGAAAGAGGCTTAACGAGATCTGCTTTTTTGGCAACAGCAGCGCGTCATGAGCTTAATATTTAGCTCATCGATTTGGAGAAATTTCTCACTCTAGATTTTTTTTACAAAAGCGTGTAATTGCATATGACCCGCAAACTATTAATGAAAATCAAAAGGCGGCAGGTAAACAAAACGCTATAATTAAGAGGGATATAACTATCATTGATACCATATACATGGCATCTAATAATTCTGAACCTGTCATTGCCTTTCCCTCCTATAAATAATTTCTCAATAATTTATAAAATCTAAAATGTTTTAGAAAATTCTATATATTCTATTTTAAAATAAAAAACACAATATATTGATTTTTTGTTGACAGTATGTGAAAAATCGTATTTAATGACACCACTGCATTAGTCTTATTGCGTCAAAAATTCAAAAATATCTCCTAAAATTCAGTAAAATGTGAACTTGAAACGTGACTTGAAAGCCCTGTTTTCTGGGTAATTCCGGCTAATCTATTTTTCAAATAACAAAAATCATTAATTGACTAATTTATGACTCGAAAGGAGCAATGATGAAAGCTGTCATCACTAAACCAATGTGTGTGGTTGGCGACAATAAAAGCACTGTTCGCTTTGAACCATCAACACCCAATAATCCATTTGTTGAAATTTCTAATCAGGTCTACGCACGTCTCAAGCGCGCTAATGCTGCAAAACCTTTTGTTGACGTTAAAACAACAGCAAAACCTGAAAAGGCAGTTAAACAAATTAAGCAGATAGAACAAGAAGTCGTACAAACATCATCTGAATCAGCAATAGAAGAAATTTCACTCGAACAGCCCAAAGCATCTAAAGTTTCTAAGCCATCAACACCTACCCCAAAAAAGGCTTAGAAGTTGAAGTTAATCATCCACCAAAAATGGTATCTTCAACAGGTGAAGGATACCTTCACCAGTCTTCAAGCACCACGCCTTAATTGGGCTTTGCGTAATGCTGTAAACACCGCAGCAAAACAAGTCGAACGCTTTGCAGAAAAACAAATTGCCGATGTTACATCAGCCCAATCAAAGCGTGTCAAAAAAGGCGTTTATATTAAAGAAAAGGCTACAGCAACGTTTCTCGAGACAGATATCATTGGTTCTGGAACACCGATACCTCTTAAATTTTTTCAAGCAAAAGAAACAAAACGCAGTGTAACTTACAAAATGTTTGGAAAAAAAGAAATCTTACCTCATGCTTTTATCAAAGGTGGGAGTTTTCCAAAGCGTGTTGAATTAAAAAAGCTGAATGGTAATGTCTTTCAAAGAGCGGATGGAGATCAATTCCCTATTGCAAAACAAGAAGGACCCTCAATTGCTAGAGTGATGTCCAAGCCAGAAATTGCAAGTGCTATTATAAAAAAAGCCAATGAACGATTAATTGCCAACATACAGTACCAACTTGCTCGTCAAGAATATGCCGCCAATAAGAAAGCTAAATAATGTTCTTAAGCTATGTCAACACACTACTCACTTTAATTGTAATTTTTAAAGCAAATTATCACTTGCACTTTGGTTTTTTTTAGAAAAAATACAATGAAATCAATGAAAAAGGTACTTCCCGGCGGGTTGGGTCTGTTGCGGGGCAGGCTAGCGCGAACTATCGCTAGCGACAGAATTTTCAAATTGACTGTACATTGTACACTTAACTAATTGATAAATAATGATTTCAATATGTACACTGTACAGTATATGAAACGTTTTCTTAGCAAGAAGTAATTTTTATTATTTGACAATTCTATAGTAATAGGTATCTTCGAATCGGGTACCTCAAAAACACCTTAAACCAACAGCGGATTGATTACCGAAATAATCAGTCTTCCGCACATTAAAGGCTTTGACTCATTCCGTTATTTTATTGAATGTGAAAAGAAACTAAAAAGCCAATCTGTTGATTATTGTGATGATATACGTTTTGCTTTCCCAAAAGATTGGGATAAGTTGTCTCCAACTAAAAAGGCTGTTTACATTTATGGTCCACTCCATATGCATCTTGTTAAAGCCTTTACGTTGGTAGAAGAGAGCAAACATTATAAAGCTTTAATTAAAGAAGCAAAACAAGTCTTAGAAAGATCTGTCGTAAAAGTTGCTTAATTTAAAAACACATCTTCCCTCCCCGTTCTCAAAATGGGGAGGTGGTTTAAAGATCAAGTTTTGAATGGGAGCCCAGGCGCACTAAAATCAATCGATCTTGACCAATCAAGCGATAAATCAATACTAAGTCAGGTCGAATATGGCAATCTCGATAATTGCTCCAATTCCCAGTCAATGCATGGTCATGATATCGAGCTTCTAAAGGCTGGTCATTTGCTAATGCTGCAATGATTTGGCGCAAATCAGTATCTAAAAGATGCCTATACCGTCCTTTCATTTCACGCTTGAAATCACGTTTGAAGATACTGGTACGTTCAATCGTCCGCATAGAGATCATCAAATAATTCGTCTACGGAATGAAACTTTTTTAAGTTACCTTCCTCTAGTTCTGCAAAAGCCGCTATAGTTTCCGCATTAGGTTGAAACAAGAAGGACGGAATAGCTTTATCTTGTGCAATACGCGTCATCAACACTCTCACAACATCACTTACTGATAAACCTGAAGCTTGAATAACTTGATTAGCGATATTTTGAATTTCTTCTGGTACACGCGCCTGAACCATACGACTAGCAGCCATAACGATCTCTCCTCTTGTAACTGTATTTCAATGTAATGCAATTGAAGTACAATTTCAACTGTAAAGCATTATTTTTTAGAGTGGAAAGGTAGTTTTGTTTAGCAACCGCTTTCTTTTTTAAGACTTTCACCCACGTTTACGACGTTCTTTTGTTACATATTTAAAGAAGGAGGGTGGTAAAACATCTTTAGCTGGCTTTAGACGTGCAAGTTCTTCATCTGTCAATGATGGAGAACCACGGCTTCCAAATCTTCTTTTGTGTAGCCACATCTTATTTTAAAGTTTTTTTTGAAAACCAATAATTCTCGTGTGACTTGGAGCGTATCCGTTTGCATACCGGAATATACACCCGATTATACCGGATCGTCAATTATCTGTTACGTCTTAAAACTTCATGAGTGGAAAGATCATTAAACCCTACATTCAAATTTATTGATTTTGGCAAATTCGTCTGCTTTTTCAGTTTGTAATATACTAACGTCATAAGCAGCTTGCATGTTGAGCCAAAATTCAGCAGTAGTATCAAAAAAATAGGCTAATCTGAGAGCAGTATCGGGAGTCACTGGACTATTTTCAGCAACAATACGTTCTATTCTCGTGCGTGGAACATTTAATGCTTTTGCAAGGGCATAAGCAGAGAGAGCATATTCTTTTAAATATTCCTCTCTTAAAATTTCTCCGGGATGAATAGCAATATAATTTTTCATCTCGACCTCCTACAGATCAATGATAATCTACGATTTCAACTTCATAGGCGCCATTAGAGCGCCATTCAAAACAAATACGAAACTGGTCATTAATACGAATAGAATATTGACCTTTACGCTCTCCTTTCAATGCTTCTAAATGATTTCCTGGAGGACTGCGTAAATCCTTAAGGTCAACCGCTTTATCGAGCATAAACAATTTTCTTTGGGCTATACGTACTAGAGTTGTTGGAAAACCTTTAGGCGAATTACCTTCTAAAAGATCTTTACAACGCTTATCCGCAAAAGATTCAATCACCAAATCACCTTCATTCACTCTTTTATGTATCATAGCATGATACCAATCTAAAGAAAAGGATGAATGTTGAAAAATATTTAGTAAAAGAGATGGCAATGACCAAGAAACATCGTGAGGGTCTATCGGTTCGTGCGTTTGCAAAAAAGATGAGTGTTTCACCTAATGCGGTTGTTTCTCGGATAAAGACAGGTAAATTTGATGCGGCTCTTTTTGAAGATGGGTCTGTCAATGAAGCGCTTGCAACAGCTATCTGGAATGAGAATCCAACAAAACGCCCTGCCTCACTTTTAGCGCCTGATGGAAAGGTGCGGACAAAGATCAAACAAGCCTCCACAGATGGAGCCAATGAATACAAGATAAAACTGGAGCGAATGCAAGTTGCGCTTGAAAGCGAAAAGATTGCCCTTGAACGATTGCGCGAAACCACTGTTGATCGAGAAGAAATGAAAAAGGCGGCACGTGAGTTTGGAAGAGCGCACCGTGATGCTATGTTGAATTTTCCGCATCGTTTTGGTGCGAGCATTGCTGCACAAGTTGGATGTGATGCAGCCAGCCTTATTGGTGCTATTGATTATTACATGAGAACAGCTTTGCTTGAGGCGGTTAATATTCCAGTGCCTTTTCATGACCCTCATTCTCCAGAGTTAGAGCACTTGCAAGAAACGAATAATGGATGACAATGCAGTCGAAGAATTTTTCGCCAATGCCAATGACGCACGACAACCAGACCCACCGTACACGGTTTCGCAATGGGCGGATAAAAATCGATACCTTAGTACTGTAGCAAGTGCTGAGCCTGGGCTTTGGAGAACAAAGCGTACCCCTTATTTGCGCGAAATCATGGATAACCTTTCCTCTTACGTGCCAATTGAAACAACAATTGTCATGAAAGGGGCGCAGATCGGCATGTCTGAAGCAGGATTGAACTTCTGCGGTTATGCTATTCATTACAGTCCGGGACCTGCCCTTTATGTGATGCCAACGGTTGAGACAGCGAAGAAATTGTCAAAGACGCGTCTTGACCCAATGATTATGGCAAGCCCTGCTTTAAGCGAACGCATTGCCCCAGCACGGGCACGCGACAGCGGCAATACAATGTTTTCGAAAGAGTTTGATGGTGGGGCATTGATGCTTACAGGAGCCAACAGTGCTGCCGGTTTGCGTTCCATGCCTATTCGTTATCTGATTTTGGATGAGGTTGATGCCTATCCTCTCAGTGTGGATAACGAAGGTGATCCGGTGATGATAGCGGAAAAGCGGACCTCAACCTTTGTGCAGAGAAAGATTTTTAAATTGTCCACGCCAACACACCGTGACACAAGCCGTATCGCCAAAGATTTCGTGCTAGGAGACCAGCGATATTACAATGTCCCTTGTGATGCGTGTGGTGTTCTACAGCCCATTGTTTGGTCACAAATCAAGTGGCCAAAAGGCGCCCCTGAAAAAGCTGTTTTTGTTTGTGCGCATTGTGGTCATGAACATGCTGAGCACAGAAAAACAGATCTCATGTGTGAAGAAAGAGGAGCATGTTGGCTACCAACCAGTGAGTCAAGCAGACCGAATTTGCGTTCTTACCATATTTCGGCACTCTATTCACCTTGGCTTACTTGGGGGGAATGCGCAAGAGAGTTTTTAGATGCCAAGGATGATCCGGCACTTTTGCAGCCTTTTATCAACACAGTGCTTGGAGAGCCATGGGAGGATAGAACCGGCGAAGTTGTTGACCCTGATAGCCTCTATGCAAAACGTGAAGATTATCCCCTTGCACCAGAACAAGCCGTATTGTTGACAGCGGGTATTGATGTGCAAAATGACCGCTTAGAACTGGAAGTTGTGGGATGGGGACGCAGTGAAGAAAGCTGGCATATTGAT from Bartonella taylorii encodes:
- a CDS encoding phage related protein; its protein translation is MNIKEAIDNHTTISIHNVFKKYEFIDDCEYIDGHFLTRIRALRDFDDVKKGDLGGYIENENNLSHEGNCWVYNKARVFENARVFGNAKVKSFFVDVYGNAQIYGNAIFEGMTLKDNAKLSGNAHASNAVVIEGNAQIYDNARVTDHAHISDNAVICDDAHVGGNAKISGSAYICDESRVFDDAVICDALISGNSYIHSNVSLTANEDICDDAYPEFGSEDDYYRHEYYADCEGYYDDDNDSQYESDAA
- a CDS encoding type II toxin-antitoxin system HicA family toxin, with the protein product MEQDSRKIIAKLKRDGFELVKVKGSHHKLKKDGKVVIVPHPKKNLPIGTARSIAQQAGWLKKGEEE
- a CDS encoding type II toxin-antitoxin system HicB family antitoxin; the encoded protein is MKRFFALVHKDEYSAFGVQFPDFEGLFSAADEEENLIANATEALQLYCEDIDIVPIPSKFEEVIQRESVKTALSEGAFLIQVPFIENDAEVVRTNISIERGLLRAIDDCAQERGLTRSAFLATAARHELNI
- a CDS encoding type II toxin-antitoxin system YafQ family toxin; amino-acid sequence: MRTIERTSIFKRDFKREMKGRYRHLLDTDLRQIIAALANDQPLEARYHDHALTGNWSNYRDCHIRPDLVLIYRLIGQDRLILVRLGSHSKLDL
- a CDS encoding type II toxin-antitoxin system RelB/DinJ family antitoxin — translated: MAASRMVQARVPEEIQNIANQVIQASGLSVSDVVRVLMTRIAQDKAIPSFLFQPNAETIAAFAELEEGNLKKFHSVDELFDDLYADD
- a CDS encoding HigA family addiction module antitoxin: MKNYIAIHPGEILREEYLKEYALSAYALAKALNVPRTRIERIVAENSPVTPDTALRLAYFFDTTAEFWLNMQAAYDVSILQTEKADEFAKINKFECRV
- a CDS encoding type II toxin-antitoxin system RelE/ParE family toxin, translated to MIHKRVNEGDLVIESFADKRCKDLLEGNSPKGFPTTLVRIAQRKLFMLDKAVDLKDLRSPPGNHLEALKGERKGQYSIRINDQFRICFEWRSNGAYEVEIVDYH
- a CDS encoding phage terminase large subunit family protein, which codes for MDDNAVEEFFANANDARQPDPPYTVSQWADKNRYLSTVASAEPGLWRTKRTPYLREIMDNLSSYVPIETTIVMKGAQIGMSEAGLNFCGYAIHYSPGPALYVMPTVETAKKLSKTRLDPMIMASPALSERIAPARARDSGNTMFSKEFDGGALMLTGANSAAGLRSMPIRYLILDEVDAYPLSVDNEGDPVMIAEKRTSTFVQRKIFKLSTPTHRDTSRIAKDFVLGDQRYYNVPCDACGVLQPIVWSQIKWPKGAPEKAVFVCAHCGHEHAEHRKTDLMCEERGACWLPTSESSRPNLRSYHISALYSPWLTWGECAREFLDAKDDPALLQPFINTVLGEPWEDRTGEVVDPDSLYAKREDYPLAPEQAVLLTAGIDVQNDRLELEVVGWGRSEESWHIDYHIIPGDPSSFEVWDQLDEYLTRRWPHPGYKDGIRITAACIDTGGGHTQAVYNYVRPREGRRIWGIKGQAGWRAVWPRRPSRNNKGQINLYIVGVDAAKDIITARFKKSGPEASGAGATHFHKNLDREYFDQLTAERKVIKYFKGFKRIEWQKSEKARNEALDCRVYAYAALQGLISAGINLNREVDILEERLEKLKIEGSLEQPTPRHAPSPAPRRSQIAQPQKKQFRTMMNPYMQGDWR